TTTTGGAGTGGATACAAGATTACAATTGGCCTGTTGCAAAAAACATCTTGCCTGTATTGGCATTACATCAAGAACTTATTACTCCATTGATAATAGATATTCTTACACCAGAGGAACAAGATGATGATTGGAAATATTGGATAATCGTATGTCTATTACCAATGTTTACAGATAAAAAACTTGAACCAATTATACCTTTTATAAATAGAATTGCAGAGAAACCAACAAAATGGGAAACTATTTCAGAAGTAGATGAGGCCGCTAAGGAATTGTTACGATTAAGACTATGAGTATTTTTGTAGTATGCTTTATTGGGTAAAATATATATAATGGTTCAACTTTACAAAACTATGCTATTATATGATATGGAATTTTACAAAATACTTATTTTATGAAGGTTTGTGGATTGATATATTAAATATATGAATATAGTTCAGACTTATATTATTTAAGATTATTATTTATACAATAAAAATAGCAGTGTATTTTTAATACACTTATATACTTAAAAAACATTCTCTTAACAGGAATGTTTTTTTATTTATAAAAAATCAATATTTATCAGTATATGAAATGACAAAGTTCTTATTTTCTATAAATAATACTATCTTCCATATTATTAAAAAATTTTTCTAAGTAAGACAATAAAAAATAATTATTTAGTTTAATTGTGCAATTTATTGATATTTTTTAGATTTTTTGTAATTAGTTAATAAAAAAATGTATTATAATAATATTATCGAAACTTGAAAAAGAAAATAAATAATAGCAAGATACAATAAATACATATAGAAAGGATGATACTCATCATAAAAAAGAATTTGAAAGGAATTGTTACAACACTTATCATTGTTGCTTTTATACTCATTTATTATACATTTTTTAGAGATATTACAGCAGAGCATATACGTCAATATGTGCAATCATATGGAAACTATGCACCTTTTGTATATATATTGATTTTCTCAATTTTACCAATTACTTTTTTTCCAGTTCCAGTATTAGCATTGGCTGGAGGACTAGCATTTGGATTGTGGAAAGGAACTCTTTATACAATAATAGGTGCAGGTATTAATAGTGCAATTATGTTTATGATGGCAAAGGTATTAGCTAAGGATGCCATAACTAAGTTTTTAAAAAATAAATTATCACCATCTTTATGGGAACTTTTTATGGAGGCAGATGAGAAAAGAGGATTTTTTATTATATTTGTATTAAGATTGATACCAATTACTCCATATAATCTTATAAATTATGGAGCAGGACTTACTAACATAAAGTTTAGTAGCTATATGCTTGCAACACTTATTGGCATTTTACCAGGAACATTAGTATTCTTAAATATAGGAGATAAAGCTATTGATATTACTAATCCTTCTTTTATAATTTCTATAGTGTTGCTATTTTTATTAATAATAACATCTTTAATATTGGCAAAAAAGATTTCTCCAACCAGTATATCTAAGAGAAAATAACCATTTAATTTATTTGTGTAAGATATTAATATAAAATCGTAATAATTTTATATTAATATCTTTTAATATTTTTTGGATTTTTTGTAATTAATTGATATAAAAATATATTATAATAATATTATGAAAATTTTAAAAATATAAGAAAGAGGTAATACCATGAGAAGCGATATAAAAAAAGGAATAGAAGGAGCTCCAAAGAGAGCATTAATGTATGGAATGGGTCTTACTAGAGAAGAAATTGAAAGACCATTAATAGGTATAGTAAATGCACAAAATGAAGTGATTCCTGGTCATCTTCATCTTGATGAAATAGCAGAAGCAGCAAAAAATGGAGTGAGAATGAGTGGTGGATTACCTTTAGAATTTCCAGCTATAGGAGTTTGTGATGGTATAGCTATGGGGCATGTTGGAATGAATTATTCGCTTGCTTCAAGAGAATTAATAGCCGATTCTATAGAAGC
This sequence is a window from Clostridioides difficile. Protein-coding genes within it:
- a CDS encoding TVP38/TMEM64 family protein; protein product: MKGIVTTLIIVAFILIYYTFFRDITAEHIRQYVQSYGNYAPFVYILIFSILPITFFPVPVLALAGGLAFGLWKGTLYTIIGAGINSAIMFMMAKVLAKDAITKFLKNKLSPSLWELFMEADEKRGFFIIFVLRLIPITPYNLINYGAGLTNIKFSSYMLATLIGILPGTLVFLNIGDKAIDITNPSFIISIVLLFLLIITSLILAKKISPTSISKRK
- a CDS encoding DUF5071 domain-containing protein translates to MKNVKELLPKDKFDNSNIEKLKLLSDEEIRPICPRLLEWIQDYNWPVAKNILPVLALHQELITPLIIDILTPEEQDDDWKYWIIVCLLPMFTDKKLEPIIPFINRIAEKPTKWETISEVDEAAKELLRLRL